One genomic region from Argentina anserina chromosome 2, drPotAnse1.1, whole genome shotgun sequence encodes:
- the LOC126783607 gene encoding UDP-glucuronate:xylan alpha-glucuronosyltransferase 2 isoform X2, which produces MMKQVVKETKEDYIGATQHEGLNASTKLELPSFLEGRIKKGIRIGTVNMEENDVSEWKRFGKVIPVYFNRVSELFKWEDLFPEWIDEEEETDVPFCPELPMPEYRIYDRMNLVVAKLPCKYPEEGWNREVFRLQVHLIAAHLAVKRGVKDKNLKLKVLLWSKCRPMLEIFRCSDLVKQEGDWWLFEADMAKLKQKVSLPVGSCNLALPLWGQGIDEVYDLSKIQGATKNAGKEAYVTVLHTTGSYVCGAITLAQSLLQTGTKRDLVLLLDDSISATKRDALSAAGWKLRFIKRIRNPKAQKDTYNEYNYSKFRLWQLTDYDKVIFIDADIVVLRNLDLLFHFPQMSATGNDVHLFNSGVMIIEPSNCTFQHLMDHRDDIVSYNGGDQGFLNEIFVWWHRLPRRVNYLKNFWANTTLEQRKKDGLFAADPPKLYAIHYLGLKPWLCYRDYDCNWDIQNQFVYASDAAHRKWWEIHDKLEEKLQRFCLLTKQRRTNVNWERRKARILNFPNGHWKINITDPRRKHTVEED; this is translated from the exons ATGATGAAGCAGGTAGTGAAGGAGACAAAAGAAGACTACATAGGTGCCACACAGCATGAAGGGTTGAATGCGAGTACTAAATTGGAGCTGCCGAGCTTTTTGGAAGGAAGAATAAAGAAGGGGATTAGGATTGGGACGGTGAATATGGAAGAGAATGATGTCAGCGAGTGGAAGAGGTTTGGAAAGGTCATACCGGTTTATTTCAACCGAGTTTCAGAGTTATTCAAATGGGAGGATTTATTTCCTGAGTGGATTGATGAAGAGGAGGAGACTGATGTGCCATTTTGCCCGGAGTTACCAATGCCGGAGTATAGAATCTACGATAGGATGAACCTCGTGGTAGCCAAGTTGCCGTGCAAGTACCCGGAGGAGGGGTGGAATAGGGAGGTGTTTAGGCTGCAAGTCCATCTCATAGCGGCGCATCTGGCTGTGAAGAGAGGAGTCAAAGACAAGAATTTGAAGTTAAAGGTGTTGTTGTGGAGCAAATGTAGGCCAATGCTTGAGATTTTTAGGTGCAGTGACTTGGTGAAACAAGAGGGAGATTGGTGGTTGTTTGAGGCAGATATGGCGAAGTTGAAGCAAAAGGTGTCATTGCCTGTTGGCTCTTGCAATCTGGCTTTGCCTCTATGGGGACAAG GAATCGACGAAGTGTATGACCTGTCCAAGATCCAAGGCGCGACAAAGAATGCAGGCAAAGAAGCCTACGTCACCGTCCTCCACACGACGGGCTCCTACGTCTGCGGCGCCATAACCTTAGCGCAGAGCCTCCTACAAACCGGCACAAAGCGCGACCTCGTCCTCCTCCTCGACGACTCCATCTCCGCCACCAAACGCGACGCCCTCTCTGCCGCCGGCTGGAAGCTCCGGTTCATAAAGCGCATCCGAAACCCCAAAGCGCAGAAAGACACCTACAACGAGTACAACTACAGCAAGTTCCGTCTCTGGCAGCTCACGGACTACGACAAGGTCATCTTCATCGACGCCGACATCGTTGTACTCCGAAACCTTGATCTCCTCTTCCACTTCCCTCAGATGTCGGCCACCGGCAACGACGTCCACCTCTTCAACTCTGGCGTCATGATCATTGAGCCCTCCAACTGCACCTTCCAACACCTAATGGACCACCGTGACGACATCGTTTCGTACAACGGCGGCGACCAGGGCTTCCTCAACGAGATCTTCGTGTGGTGGCACCGGCTCCCCAGGAGGGTCAACTACCTGAAGAATTTCTGGGCTAACACTACGCTAGAGCAGAGAAAGAAAGACGGGCTGTTCGCGGCGGACCCACCGAAGCTGTACGCGATACATTACTTGGGGTTGAAGCCATGGCTGTGTTACAGGGACTACGACTGTAACTGGGATATACAGAACCAGTTCGTGTACGCGAGTGACGCGGCACACCGGAAGTGGTGGGAGATCCACGATAAGTTGGAGGAGAAGTTGCAGAGGTTTTGTCTGTTGACGAAGCAGAGAAGAACTAACGTGAACTGGGAGAGGAGGAAAGCGAGAATATTGAACTTTCCTAATGGACACTGGAAAATCAATATTACAGATCCTAGACGAAAACACACTGTGGAAGAGGATTAG
- the LOC126783607 gene encoding UDP-glucuronate:xylan alpha-glucuronosyltransferase 2 isoform X1, whose amino-acid sequence MIERHGFQKLSKISSSKALVIRVNLVFLALFFVVYAGLLLQPAATVYYQNAAVSLIKCSFRDCNQKGKVVDDGIKMMKQVVKETKEDYIGATQHEGLNASTKLELPSFLEGRIKKGIRIGTVNMEENDVSEWKRFGKVIPVYFNRVSELFKWEDLFPEWIDEEEETDVPFCPELPMPEYRIYDRMNLVVAKLPCKYPEEGWNREVFRLQVHLIAAHLAVKRGVKDKNLKLKVLLWSKCRPMLEIFRCSDLVKQEGDWWLFEADMAKLKQKVSLPVGSCNLALPLWGQGIDEVYDLSKIQGATKNAGKEAYVTVLHTTGSYVCGAITLAQSLLQTGTKRDLVLLLDDSISATKRDALSAAGWKLRFIKRIRNPKAQKDTYNEYNYSKFRLWQLTDYDKVIFIDADIVVLRNLDLLFHFPQMSATGNDVHLFNSGVMIIEPSNCTFQHLMDHRDDIVSYNGGDQGFLNEIFVWWHRLPRRVNYLKNFWANTTLEQRKKDGLFAADPPKLYAIHYLGLKPWLCYRDYDCNWDIQNQFVYASDAAHRKWWEIHDKLEEKLQRFCLLTKQRRTNVNWERRKARILNFPNGHWKINITDPRRKHTVEED is encoded by the exons ATGATTGAACGACATGGTTTCCAGAAGCTATCGAAGATTTCTTCTTCAAAGGCTTTGGTCATCCGAGTCAACCTGGTTTTCCTTGCtctcttttttgttgtttaCGCTGGTCTTCTTCTCCAGCCAGCTGCCACTGTCTATTATCAGAACGCAGCAGTATCTCTGATTAAGTGCTCATTTAGAGACTGCAATCAGAAGGGTAAG GTGGTGGATGATGGCATTAAGATGATGAAGCAGGTAGTGAAGGAGACAAAAGAAGACTACATAGGTGCCACACAGCATGAAGGGTTGAATGCGAGTACTAAATTGGAGCTGCCGAGCTTTTTGGAAGGAAGAATAAAGAAGGGGATTAGGATTGGGACGGTGAATATGGAAGAGAATGATGTCAGCGAGTGGAAGAGGTTTGGAAAGGTCATACCGGTTTATTTCAACCGAGTTTCAGAGTTATTCAAATGGGAGGATTTATTTCCTGAGTGGATTGATGAAGAGGAGGAGACTGATGTGCCATTTTGCCCGGAGTTACCAATGCCGGAGTATAGAATCTACGATAGGATGAACCTCGTGGTAGCCAAGTTGCCGTGCAAGTACCCGGAGGAGGGGTGGAATAGGGAGGTGTTTAGGCTGCAAGTCCATCTCATAGCGGCGCATCTGGCTGTGAAGAGAGGAGTCAAAGACAAGAATTTGAAGTTAAAGGTGTTGTTGTGGAGCAAATGTAGGCCAATGCTTGAGATTTTTAGGTGCAGTGACTTGGTGAAACAAGAGGGAGATTGGTGGTTGTTTGAGGCAGATATGGCGAAGTTGAAGCAAAAGGTGTCATTGCCTGTTGGCTCTTGCAATCTGGCTTTGCCTCTATGGGGACAAG GAATCGACGAAGTGTATGACCTGTCCAAGATCCAAGGCGCGACAAAGAATGCAGGCAAAGAAGCCTACGTCACCGTCCTCCACACGACGGGCTCCTACGTCTGCGGCGCCATAACCTTAGCGCAGAGCCTCCTACAAACCGGCACAAAGCGCGACCTCGTCCTCCTCCTCGACGACTCCATCTCCGCCACCAAACGCGACGCCCTCTCTGCCGCCGGCTGGAAGCTCCGGTTCATAAAGCGCATCCGAAACCCCAAAGCGCAGAAAGACACCTACAACGAGTACAACTACAGCAAGTTCCGTCTCTGGCAGCTCACGGACTACGACAAGGTCATCTTCATCGACGCCGACATCGTTGTACTCCGAAACCTTGATCTCCTCTTCCACTTCCCTCAGATGTCGGCCACCGGCAACGACGTCCACCTCTTCAACTCTGGCGTCATGATCATTGAGCCCTCCAACTGCACCTTCCAACACCTAATGGACCACCGTGACGACATCGTTTCGTACAACGGCGGCGACCAGGGCTTCCTCAACGAGATCTTCGTGTGGTGGCACCGGCTCCCCAGGAGGGTCAACTACCTGAAGAATTTCTGGGCTAACACTACGCTAGAGCAGAGAAAGAAAGACGGGCTGTTCGCGGCGGACCCACCGAAGCTGTACGCGATACATTACTTGGGGTTGAAGCCATGGCTGTGTTACAGGGACTACGACTGTAACTGGGATATACAGAACCAGTTCGTGTACGCGAGTGACGCGGCACACCGGAAGTGGTGGGAGATCCACGATAAGTTGGAGGAGAAGTTGCAGAGGTTTTGTCTGTTGACGAAGCAGAGAAGAACTAACGTGAACTGGGAGAGGAGGAAAGCGAGAATATTGAACTTTCCTAATGGACACTGGAAAATCAATATTACAGATCCTAGACGAAAACACACTGTGGAAGAGGATTAG
- the LOC126783612 gene encoding protein TIC 22, chloroplastic, protein MESPKPSGPLLSLSTFIHHHYLRLTADISNRLEETKRLAGNLLPPVTRRVLSPSGTPPLAWVGQPSHALAAAATSAATLSSDHVARSLVGTAVFTVSNSNNEFVLISEPNEAKSIGLLCFRKEDAEAFLAQVRTRTRELRTPAKVVPITLDQVYMLKVEGIAFRFLPDPVQIKNALELKSADMTAFDGVPVFQSDLLVVRKKNKRYCPIYFTKEDIEKELSKVSRSNRGPGVSQNIMVGSLEDVLRKMESSEKNSGWEDLIFIPPGKSYSQHIQDVVRK, encoded by the exons ATGGAGTCCCCAAAACCCTCGGGACctcttctctccctctccaccTTCATCCACCACCACTACCTCCGCCTCACCGCCGACATCTCCAACCGTCTCGAAGAAACCAAACGCCTCGCCGGTAACCTCCTGCCGCCGGTCACCAGGCGCGTTCTTTCCCCCTCGGGAACTCCGCCTCTGGCTTGGGTGGGCCAGCCGAGCCACGCCTTGGCCGCCGCAGCCACCAGTGCCGCGACTCTCAGCTCCGACCACGTGGCGAGGAGCCTGGTAGGCACGGCGGTGTTTACGGTTAGCAATTCGAACAATGAGTTCGTGCTTATCTCTGAGCCTAATGAAGCCAAGTCCATTGGCCTCCTTTGCTTCCGCAAAGAAGACGCCGAAGCTTTCCTTGCTCAG GTTCGGACTAGGACGAGAGAGTTAAGAACTCCGGCCAAGGTCGTCCCTATCACTCTTGATCAG GTGTACATGCTGAAGGTTGAAGGAATTGCATTTAGGTTTTTGCCTGATCCGGTTCAGATAAAGAATGCACTTGAG CTCAAATCTGCAGACATGACTGCTTTTGATGGAGTTCCTGTTTTTCAG TCTGACCTTCTGGTTGTGAGGAAGAAAAACAAGCGTTACTGCCCAATATACTTCACCAAG GAAGATATAGAAAAGGAATTGTCAAAGGTTTCCAGATCCAACCGAGGACCAGGGGTTTCTCAAAATATTATG GTTGGTAGTCTGGAAGATGTTTTGAGAAAAATGGAG TCAAGTGAAAAGAACTCTGGCTGGGAAGATCTGATTTTTATTCCACCTGGAAAAAGCTACTCCCAACACATTCAAGATGTGGTAAGAAAATGA